Proteins co-encoded in one Prunus persica cultivar Lovell chromosome G6, Prunus_persica_NCBIv2, whole genome shotgun sequence genomic window:
- the LOC18774575 gene encoding C-Myc-binding protein homolog — protein MMHYKEEKEAKKEAFRKYLESSGVLDALTKVLVALYEQNDKPSSALEFVQQKLGGPSVSEYEKVQAELSELQKKYNTLLAAHQETCSELEGLKSSQVPNVAPVSIKDKETTDEEALKEKF, from the exons ATGATGCACTACAAAGAG GAAAAAGAGGCAAAGAAAGAAGCTTTTAGGAAGTACTTAGAATCCAGTGGAGTTCTTGATGCCCTCACCAAAG TTCTGGTTGCGTTATATGAGCAGAATGACAAACCTTCCTCTGCGCTTGA GTTTGTTCAACAAAAGTTAGGGGGTCCATCTGTGTCAGAATATGAAAAGGTCCAGGCTGAATTATCAGAGTTGCAGAAAAAGTATAACACACTTTTGGCAGCACACCAAGAAACCTGCTCTGAG CTAGAGGGACTTAAGAGCTCACAAGTACCTAACGTGGCACCAGTTTCTATCAAAGACAAAGAGACCACTGATGAGGAGGCCCTAAAGGAAAAGTTCTAA